A genome region from Phycisphaerae bacterium includes the following:
- a CDS encoding rhodanese-like domain-containing protein has translation MTRVVREFLLLAVVGVSVGLIANALNPNGLSLRRNYFTKPVVSRGSARPYSGPGTNHGTQTGPASRAADTQMTASGGGGETGGRNTAKTGTDPSEQMTEDEMVQRLRDLGFQALYHHEVVDIFSSPYRADGLYVIIDARTEQHYRSGHIPGAYHLDHYYLDRTVGKVLEACRMADKIVVYCNGGVCEDSELAVGDLLERGIPFDRLYIYAGGFTMWAGDGMQYEVGERNSGELVWDVPASGGQASEGAAK, from the coding sequence GTGACAAGAGTAGTACGCGAGTTCCTTCTTCTGGCCGTCGTCGGGGTGAGCGTCGGCCTGATTGCCAACGCGCTCAATCCGAACGGGTTGTCGCTCAGGAGGAACTACTTCACCAAGCCGGTCGTTAGCAGAGGCTCCGCCCGCCCGTACAGCGGTCCTGGAACGAACCACGGCACGCAGACAGGTCCGGCCTCTCGAGCGGCGGACACCCAGATGACAGCCTCCGGCGGCGGAGGTGAAACGGGGGGCCGCAACACGGCGAAAACGGGCACAGACCCGTCGGAGCAGATGACGGAAGACGAAATGGTCCAGCGGCTGAGAGACCTCGGTTTCCAGGCCCTGTACCACCATGAAGTGGTTGACATCTTCAGCAGCCCCTATCGGGCCGACGGTCTGTACGTCATCATCGACGCCCGTACGGAGCAGCACTATCGCAGCGGCCACATTCCGGGGGCCTACCACCTGGATCACTATTACCTTGATCGGACCGTGGGCAAGGTGCTGGAGGCATGCAGAATGGCGGACAAGATCGTGGTCTACTGCAACGGCGGCGTTTGCGAAGACAGTGAGCTGGCGGTTGGCGATCTCCTGGAAAGGGGCATCCCGTTCGACAGGCTGTATATCTATGCGGGCGGCTTTACGATGTGGGCGGGTGATGGAATGCAATACGAGGTCGGGGAGCGCAACAGCGGCGAACTGGTCTGGGACGTGCCTGCGAGCGGCGGGCAGGCGTCCGAAGGGGCAGCGAAATGA
- a CDS encoding amidohydrolase family protein, with translation MFKRLAVCLSCMCCLDLTAPSLAQNTRATPAYRQMKSYLDAIPAIDTHDHIRPFDRLSSDAQPGSNEEAMNLRALLQHCYYAWFNPLAPRPAGMSFDDWWSKARNNFDNGRATTFYRFLLPAFQDLYGVDFDRITDDQARELDRKIVENYRDQRWLYEVVTERANIEVMVVDRYWAPLEMPSDYPFAVSVLNINSLIRGFHPSEYRDQHSDPYWYAKEHGLKADSLDDYVGVLDAMIADAKQRGLPCLKNTLAYSRTLEFRNVAKERAAKAFGRPRAELKPDEIRDFEDFVIWRICELAAKHDLPIQIHTGQARIQGSNPMLLVDLIEANPKTKFVLFHGGFPWVGETGVIVMRHTSHVWVDSVWLPTLSYTMAKRAFHEWLEVMPSDRIMWGADCGHAEGIYGATELTRRCVAEVLVEKVAAGDLTEEHARRIGRQILRENALTLFPVLKQHLWKHKGKRMTPDPAATGSHGNQ, from the coding sequence ATGTTCAAGCGACTCGCCGTATGTCTGTCATGCATGTGCTGCCTCGACCTGACCGCCCCATCGCTCGCCCAGAATACTCGAGCGACTCCGGCCTATCGGCAGATGAAGTCTTACCTGGATGCCATCCCAGCCATCGACACGCATGACCACATCCGGCCGTTCGATCGGCTGAGCTCGGATGCCCAGCCAGGTTCCAATGAGGAGGCGATGAACCTTCGTGCTCTTCTGCAGCATTGCTATTATGCGTGGTTCAATCCGCTGGCGCCGCGTCCGGCGGGGATGTCGTTCGACGACTGGTGGAGCAAGGCCAGGAACAATTTCGACAACGGCCGGGCGACCACTTTCTATCGCTTCTTGCTGCCGGCCTTCCAGGACCTTTACGGCGTCGATTTCGACCGGATCACGGACGACCAGGCCCGCGAACTGGACCGCAAGATTGTCGAAAACTACCGCGATCAGCGCTGGCTCTACGAAGTGGTTACGGAGCGGGCCAACATCGAGGTCATGGTGGTGGATCGGTATTGGGCGCCGCTGGAGATGCCTTCGGATTATCCGTTTGCGGTTTCGGTGCTGAACATCAACAGCCTGATTCGGGGGTTCCATCCCTCGGAATACCGCGACCAGCATTCAGATCCGTATTGGTACGCAAAGGAGCACGGGTTGAAGGCCGATTCTCTCGACGACTATGTCGGCGTGCTGGACGCGATGATCGCTGACGCGAAGCAGCGCGGGCTGCCGTGCCTGAAGAACACTCTGGCTTATTCGCGAACGCTGGAGTTCCGCAACGTGGCCAAGGAGCGGGCGGCAAAGGCTTTCGGCCGGCCCCGGGCGGAGCTGAAGCCCGATGAGATTCGCGATTTTGAGGATTTCGTGATCTGGCGAATCTGCGAGCTGGCCGCCAAGCACGACCTGCCGATCCAGATCCACACCGGCCAGGCCCGCATCCAGGGCTCGAATCCGATGCTGCTGGTCGATCTGATCGAGGCCAACCCGAAGACGAAGTTCGTCTTGTTTCACGGCGGGTTTCCGTGGGTCGGCGAAACCGGCGTGATTGTGATGCGTCACACGTCACACGTGTGGGTCGATTCGGTCTGGCTGCCGACGCTGAGCTACACGATGGCCAAGCGGGCGTTTCACGAATGGCTCGAAGTCATGCCGTCAGACCGGATCATGTGGGGCGCCGATTGCGGTCATGCGGAGGGCATTTACGGAGCGACTGAACTGACGCGGCGTTGCGTTGCCGAGGTGCTGGTCGAGAAGGTTGCGGCCGGCGATTTGACCGAAGAGCACGCCAGGCGAATCGGCCGGCAGATTCTCCGCGAGAATGCCCTGACGCTTTTCCCAGTCCTCAAGCAGCATCTCTGGAAGCACAAAGGCAAGAGGATGACGCCGGACCCGGCCGCGACAGGATCGCACGGCAACCAGTAG
- a CDS encoding DoxX family membrane protein: MNSEPGLIRRLYRSGALMVFCRLAIGLLFVYMGFKKAMDPVTFLKLVREYEMFPDNIWWLLNFTVATLPWVEILCGLLLLLGIAHRGTALLVMVMLSVFTPMIWLRGLGIHDAEHIPFCRIIFDCGCGAGPVNFCWKMAENIALFLAAALILFSRIHRFYLRVEFVR; the protein is encoded by the coding sequence ATGAACTCTGAGCCGGGCCTGATTCGGCGACTCTATCGCAGCGGCGCGCTGATGGTTTTTTGCCGGCTGGCCATCGGCTTGCTGTTCGTTTACATGGGCTTCAAGAAGGCCATGGATCCGGTGACTTTCCTCAAGCTTGTCCGCGAGTACGAAATGTTTCCGGACAACATCTGGTGGCTGTTGAACTTCACTGTCGCCACCCTGCCGTGGGTGGAAATCCTGTGCGGGCTGTTGTTGCTCCTGGGCATTGCCCACCGCGGCACCGCCTTGCTGGTGATGGTCATGCTGTCGGTCTTTACGCCGATGATCTGGCTGCGGGGCCTGGGCATCCACGATGCCGAGCACATCCCGTTCTGCCGGATCATCTTCGACTGCGGGTGCGGGGCGGGCCCGGTCAACTTCTGCTGGAAGATGGCTGAGAACATTGCCTTATTCCTGGCGGCCGCGTTGATTCTGTTCTCGCGAATCCATCGGTTTTATCTGCGCGTCGAGTTTGTCCGGTAA